The genomic stretch TGGGCGTTAGTGCTGATTCCGAGAAGAAACAATCCAATTTTAAGAACAAATATGAATTTCCTTTTCCGTTATTGGCGGATGAAGACCATACGGTGATCAACACCTTTGGGGTATGGGGACCCAAAAAATTTATGGGCAGGGAATATGATGGCATCCACCGAACCACTTTTGTTATTGATGAAGAGGGAAAAGTGGAAAATGTCATCGAAAAAGTAAAGACCAAAGATCACGCTGCACAGATACTGGCATAAAAACTAAAAAAGGCGCTGATGTAGCGCCTTTTTTTATTCTTTCTCTTCCAGAACTTTTCTGGTGAACAAGTTCTTCTCTTTTATAGTTTCTGCGATACCCTCGGGCAATTCCTTTTCCCAACCTTCATCTTTATTGATGATTTTCTTGAGCACATCCCTTGAGAAGATATGCAATACATCCGGATCATAATCGATAATGTCCATCACCTTACCGTTGTACTTGAAGAATTTGTACAATTCCTTCATCCGTGGGTGGACCTTTACGTTATTGCTTGTGAGGACCTGACCGGTTTCAGGATCCTTCATTGGATATAGGTAAACCTTCAAATCCTTGAAGAACAGTTTACCGAAGGCTTCCAAGATACCACCGCTCAAGTGTCGGTAATATTTTTCATCGAATACATCCACCAAATTGTTGACTCCCATCGTCAAACCGATTTTGGCCTTGGTGTAATTATTAAAGTACTCTACCAGTTTATAGTATTCTTGGAACTTGGAAATCAGTACCGTGTGGCCAAGGGAACAAAGTAGCTCGGCCCGATCCATAAAATCCTGCTCATCTATTTCCCCAGATGCCTTAAGGTTGGACAATGTTATCTCAAAAACCACAATGGCGTTTTCCATATCCACCGTCTGTTCCCGGATAAAAATATCGTAGGACTTCTGGAACATGTCCATATTCACTTTGGTAACGGGCCTAAAACTACCGCGGAGCGCCAAGATGTTCTTTTTATAAAGTACGGCAGCGGGCAGCAAGTTATTGCCATCAGGTCCGAACATCACCGCATCCGTCATATCGTTTTTAATAAGCTGAAGGCTCATCAAACGGTTATCGACATCGGCAAAATTAGGTCCGGTAAAGTTGATCATATCAATCTCCAACGTATCGTGGTCAATATGATCATATAGGTATTTTAAAAGCTTTCGTGGTTTATGGAACTTAAAAAACGCACCATAGATCAAGTTAACACCAAGGATTCCAAGTGTTTCTTGCTGTAATCTGGCTTCATTTTGTTTAAAACGGATGTGGAGTACAATTTCATCGTATTCCTTTTGGTCGGGATCCAATTGAAAACGTAATCCTACCCATCCATGTCCTTTATATCTCTTGGAAAAATCTATTGTTGCCACCGTATTGGCGTAGCTAAAGAACAAATAATCCGGATTGCTGTCCCTACTGATCCGTTCCTCGACCAAGCGCATTTCGTGGTCCAGCATCTTTTTTAAACGGGATTGGGTAACGTAGCGCCCATCTTCCTCAATACCATAAATAGCGTCACTGAAAGACTTATCGTAAGCGCTCATCGCCTTTGCAATGGTTCCAGAGGCCCCGCCAGCTCTAAAAAAATGTCTTGCGGTCTCCTGCCCAGCTCCAATTTCGGCAAAGGTTCCGTAAATATCACGGTTCAAATTTATCCTAAGGGTTTTCGCCTTTATGGAAGGAATGTTTTCAAAAGCATTTTCTTTGCTTGGTACGGTAGGCATATCCAAATTTTAAGATGAAACAAAGTTACACTCTTCAATCAATCTATTAAATAAATAAGTTATAATTTTGAAATTAATGGATGATCAGATGACCATTACTTTTTTGGGTACGGGAACCTCGCAAGGAATCCCGGTTATAGGGAGCAATCATCCCGTATGCCTGAGCGAGGACCCGAGGGATAAAAGACTGCGCGTATCCGTATTGATTTCGTGGAAAAACTACAATTATGTGATTGATTGTGGCCCGGATTTTAGACAACAAATGCTTGCCAACCCCATAGATAAGTTGGATGGGATTTTGTTCACCCACGAACATGCGGACCATACGGCAGGTATGGACGATATCCGCCCCTTTTTCTTTAGGCAGGGGGACATCCCGATCTTTGCCCATCCCAGGGTAATCCAATCCTTAAATAGGCGTTTCGACTACATTTTTGCCGACGAAGACCGTTACCCCGGAGCTCCTGCTGTTCAAGTGAATGAGGTGCATAAGGATGAAAAAATCACTTTGGGCGATTTGGATGTAGTTCCCATTGAAGCCTTTCACAATAGACTGCAGGTCTTTGGTTACCGTTTCGGCGAATTTATTTATATGACCGATGTAAAAAGGGTAGAGGAGGAGGAAATAAAAAAGATGAAAGGCGCCAAAGTATTGGTGATCAATGCGCTACGTATCGAGCCGCACCATTCCCATTTTAATTTGGAAGAAGCTCTGGAATTTGCCAAAAAAGTAGGGGCGGAACAAACTTATTTCACCCATATCAGTGCCTTGTTGGGATTTCATGAAGAAGTAGAAAAAAGTCTTCCCAAAAACATACATTTGGCCTACGATAACCTACAGATCAAAATTTAGATTCAATGAAGAAGAATATATTTCTATACCTATTTGTTTTTGCTGCCTTATTGGCCCTCTTTCAATTTGTGACGGGCAATAACATGCAAAAAGCATTGATATCAGATGTAAAACAATTGGAACAAGAGGTGGTGAAGCTAGAGGATTCATTACAGACCATGCATTTAAAAGTATTGGACATGCAATATTTTACGTTGGAGAACAATGACGATGCCTTGGCGTATTATGACCACCTGAATCTGGAAAACCCTTCACTTTATATCCAAGATAAGTTATTGGAAACCAACGAACAAAAAGGCGACAATCCTTTGATTCCCTACGAAGGGATGGAGAGTGATTTTAAAATCAACAAAATCAAAGTATTGAACCATAAATGGATTCTTGCAGACTTTTCCGACGGGAAATACTGGGGCGACCTTATTATAAAATATGAGTTAAAGGATGATTTGAGCGTGGACTTTACACTGTCCGAACATTTGCTCTATGCCCTGCAAGATTATTGATCTTCGCAAATTTTGGACATCAACTAAATATGTTTTTCCAACCATTTTTTAAACGAGAAAAAATTCTGTTGGGAAACACCGTGCCCTACAGGAAATTCCTCATAGGTCGTTGGAATATTCAATTTTTTTAGGAAATCTGGCGATTTTTGGGCCCATTCCAAAGGAATCACTTGGTCCACTTGCCCATGTGAAGCATAGAAATTCAATTTGCTATGGTCTTTTTCGGCGTAACCATCGACCAAAATATTCTCGTTGATGTATCCGCTCAATGCCACAACATTTTTTACTTTTTCCGGGTAGGATAGTGCAACGGAATAGCTCAAAATGGTTCCTTGGCTGAACCCTAAAAGGGTAATGTTTTCTTTATCAAGGTTGTAAGCTTCAACGGCCTCATCTATAAATTGAACAATTTTCTCCCTGGATTCCCTGGCCTGCCCATCGTCGCTCCACTTCCCTTGTTCCGCATCAAAATTAATGGCGTACCATGCATGTCCAAAGGGCTCAAGGTTATAGGGCGCCTTAACGGAAATTACCATTAATTCCCCTGGTAATTCGGAAGCAAAGGAAAACAGGTCCTCTTCGTTACTGCCATAACCGTGGAACATAAAAAGCGCAGGAATCTTTCCTGAAACTTTGGATGAAGGTCGAAGCAAATATTCTAATGATAAGGTTTTTAGGGACATTGTATCGATTTATGAAATGAATTTGAACCATTTTTGAAAATAATTGCCCAATAAGGGCAGTGGCTTGGTCTTATCGTTCAGCGCCTGTAAAAAACCAAAAATCCATATGGCAATATAAAAAAGGTATACAGGGATGGCCAAATATGCATATCCGGCATAGGTCATTATAATGGCCAAGGCATGAAAAAGCACGTGAATTCCGAACGCCTGCCGTATATGAAAACGTGCATAGGCATTTTTATCCTCAATGTTCATGGTAATGGCGATCAAGCAGCCAACAATGGTAATATAAGCTACAACAGCCGTAGTTTTTCCTGGAATAGATGGGTCGCTCATTATAAAGTACTTAAATCGTTATGTATGATTCCGTAAACTTTACCCTTTAAGGTGGCACCTACGAACATGCTATTTTTTGATGTTGACAGCACATCGTTTGTTTCAAAAACATACTCACCTTCCGGGTTGAAGAGTGTAAGGCAGGCTTTGGCACCCTCTTCCAGTTTTGGGGAATCAATCTGGTACCGCTCCCGACCCTTGGTCAACAAGCTGATGGTTTCATCGAGTTCAAAAATAGTGTTCAAGCTACCAAATGCGGATTCCAAGCCAAGGCTTCCATTTTTTGCATTATCGAACTCCACACGTTTGTGCTCAATATCCATGGGAATGTGGTCCGATGTCACAAAATCTATGGTCCCATTTTTCAACCCTTTGATCAAGGCCTTGCAATCGGATTTTGTCCGTAGTGGAGGGGATACCTTAAAATGGGTATCAAAACCGACCAAGGTTTCATCGGAAAAGAAGAGGTTATGTACCGCAACACTGCATGATACATCCAACCCTTTTTTCTTGGCCTCGGCAATCAGTTTTACCGAACCCGCAGATGAGATTGTCGGAATATGGAGTTTTCCTCCCGTGTATTCCAAAATATATAAGTCTCTTGCGATCTGTAGTTCTTCGGACAATGCCGGAATTCCCTTTAGACCTAATTTGGTAGATATTTCCCCCTCGTTGGCAACGCCTTTTCCTTTAATGTCGCCATCTTGTGGGAACGAATAGACCAACCCATCAAAGTTTTGGGCATATAGCAAAGCTATTTTGAGCAAATTGGGATTCGAGATTTGTTTTTTGAAATCAAAAAAAGCAACTGCGCCTGCATTTCTCATATCAAAGAGTTCGGCCAGATCAATTCCTTCCGCGTTTTTGGTCAAAGTTCCCAAGGGATAGAGTTTTGTGGCCTTTCCCTGACCGCGTTCTTTTAAAAACACCACATCGGAGCTGGTATCGGGTACGGGGTGCGTGTTGGGGTTGAGGACAATATCGGTAAAACCGCTTTTGCCCGCGGTAAACAATCCGTTAGCAATGGTCTCGCGTTCCTCAAAACCCGGTTCGCCAAAACTTACGCTGCTATCGAACCACCCCAAGGAAACATGCAAGTTTTCTTTCTCCACCACTTTAATATTGGACGGCGCATCCACAGTGGCACCAATTTTTTCGATGACCCCTTTTTTGATAAGGATGTCACGCTTTTTCAAGTGAAGGTCCTTGTTCTCTGGGCATACAATTTTTGCAGACTTCAGCAGAATGTTCATGTAACAAATTTTTGAATGAGTACCTCTATCAGCGCCAGAAGCAGCGCTAAAATAACAAACCATTTCCAATAAGCCGTAATGTTGTTCTCGGCTTTCAGATATTGGAACAGCTCTGGAATGGAATCCATGGTGTTTACGTTTTCCAACGTACCTATATCCAGATATTTGAGTTGGCTTTCTGTTCGGGGAAAGTTAAAACTTATATTTTGGAGGGGTTGTTGATTTTGGAGTATGGAGTAAATTCCATCCTCGGTGGGATTCTGTTCAAAAGTTAAGCGTACCCGGTTCGGGAAGGTCTGCTGAAGGGGAATAAACTCATACCCGTCTTTTGCCACCTTCAAGATGTCATCGTTGCCGATTTCCGCCGAAATATCCACGGTAGTCGATTCACCAAGTGTTTGATATGTTCTGGGTGTCTGCAAACTGGATTGGGCCATATTGTAAAAGGTGGGCACAATCAACGGGGAGTTAATGAAATTGGAATTTCCGACTTCCAACGGAACCGTAAACACATACAATCCATCGTCTCCCACTAAAAATGAATCCCCACCATCCAAGGACAGCGCTGTAGGTAGACTGGTCTGTATTTTAAAATATTCCTTGACGGACGGATACTGGAAGTTGGTAACTTCTTGCTCAAAAACATTGCGGTACAACGGATGGTCGAATGATATTTTGGTCAATTGTTCATCCGAAACGATTCTTTCTGAGAACTGCGTAGCTGATAGGCTGGACAATAATGTATTGTATGTATCAAGGTCGCTGTTGATAGCTGGGATTACGATCAAGGTGCCGCCATCGTTTTTAAAAGTGCGCAAGATATTTTGCAGACTGCTCGGAACTGCTTTTAAATTATTAAGGATCACCACATTTTGATTGTCCAGGGTGCTGTAATCCAATTGGTTCAATGCATATTTTTGAAAATCGAATTCATCACTACGAAACAAACGGTTTAAGAAATCACTATCTGATTCGCTGATTGCTAAAACCTTTATTTTTTCTTTGGAATTGATATTGAAATAGAACTTATTGTCATACCCTAAGGCATTATCAATGATGCTCAACCTCCCATTCAATGCTTCATCGGCAGGTATGGTAAATTCGACTTTCGCATTTTCGTTCGATTTGAATTTAGCAGCTGTTTTGGCTATCAATTCATTATTATTATACAATGAAATGGGCAATGCTCCATCTTGGTTACCGCCAGAAAGAAAAACATTCAATGTGGCTTGTTCGTTTAAGCCATCGTCCACAAAAACAGAGTCGATGGATACATTTTGCGCTTCCCGTGGTCGCATTGGAATAAAATGAACAGCTAAAACGGAGTCCACGTTTGTACTTCCAGTAGACATTCTTTCTTGAAAATCTGAAACTAGAATAAGGTTTTTTATACTACCGCTATTTTTGGAAAACAAGCTATTGGCCTTTAGGGCAATTTCATCCAAACTTAATTGTTTGTAGGAGTAGGGGAGCGATAACAGCGAATTCTGAATATCCTTAACGCGAACATTTCGAAAGGTTTTTTCGTTTGTAAAGAGACTGAATTCGGTATCCCCATCAATATTTTTAATAAAATCCTGTACAGCTTTTTCCAAAAGTGAAATACCATTGTTCTTGGCCTGCATACTGAAGGAATCGTCCAAATAAACAACGGTCTCTTTTTCTTGAAGCGCACTTACCGTCGAGGAAAATGGTTGTGCAAAAGCAATAATGATGGCCGCTAGCAACAACAACCTTGTAATGAGCAACAACCATTTTTTGAGCGTGTTGCTCTTTCTGGATTCCAAAATTACCTTTTGCAGCATGGCTACATTGGTAAAAGGGGTTTTAGTAAAGCGCCGTAACTGGAATAAATGAATTAAAATGGGTATGACTAGAAGAAAAAGTGCCCAAAGAATTTCTGGATGTTTAAACTGCATTCCCAATATTGCTTGATCAAAGATAGGCATTAAAACATTTTGATTTCAAACTTCGGTTTGCAATTATCAAAGACCAATAAACAATCCACAATTTATTGGTATTCGAGTGCGTTCGTCGTATCTCATCCAGAACAGCGCAGAATCAACAAAAAAAGAAATAATCCTGCATTGGGGATTGGCCAAGCTCAGAAAAAAAACCTCGAATTTCTTCTTGTGCATCCTCATTGGCCACGGTGATGATGCTTTGTGGATTTTTCAAATGCTGTAATGCCTTAAAATGTACGAGTTCTTTACCGTAGATTTTTTTGCCTATTTTTTTTGGGTTATCGCACAGCCAAACAAAATCCAACCCATGCCTTTTTAATCCTTTGGCTATCTTTTTCCCCTTAAATCCTGCGCCCCATACCACCAATGGTCGGTCTTTGTGGTGATCCAGTTTAAGAAAATAGTGCAGTTTGATGTCCAAAAAGTAGTTTTGGGCATAGTGCTCATGGGTTCGCGATGTTCGAGTGTCATAATCGCGCCAAAGATGCAATACTTGGTTGCAGGGAATAATGTTGAAGCCGTGCTCATAAAAACGAAACGTGAGGTCGTAATCCTCGGGGTAACGGTTGGGGTCAAAGCCTTGAGATCGTTCAAAATCGCTTCGTTGTATCATCCAACAAGGTGAGGGAATAACGCACTCTTTGTATATCTCATCAAAGTTGTTTCCTTTGGATGTCAATCGGTTCAGCCACTTTTCATAGCGTTCATAGCCATTGCTGATACCTCGGTTCGAAAAGTATTTCACCTGTCCTACGGCAACATGCCCTTTTCCGTACGCTATCAAAGAATTGACCATGACCTCTAAACGATCGGGTTCCATAATATCATCCGAATCCATTCTTGTCACAAAATCTCCATTACTTTTTGCATACGCTGTTTGAAGTGCGGGAATGATTCCATTTCCCTCATTTTGGAAGACCTTGATTCGGTCATCTTTTTGGGAGTAGGAGGTAAGGAGTTCAAAGCTTTCATCCGTAGAATGATCGTTTACCGCTAAAACCTCCCATTCCCTATAGGTTTGCCCTATGATGGAATCCAAACATTCGATCAAAAAATGTACAGTGTTCTTAAAAGGAATTATGATGCTGACCTTACTGTTTTGCATGCTGCAAACTAATTGAAGCTACTGATTTGGAACCGGGAAAAGTAGATGGGTTAATTTTTTAAAGTCTTTGCAATAGCTTCTTGCACCATTTTCTCCATAATCTTGTAACCTGCCTTGGTCACATGTACTTCGTCCGTGGTCAGTTCGGTTGGCAGCCCATTTCTATCATCCGCCATTTCGGAGAAATAATCCAAATACATCACTTCCTGAGCTTCGGTCATTTCCTGGAGCATTTTGTTCAGTTTCGGGATTTTGAGGTTTGGCTCCAAACCGGGACGCCACGGATAATCGTAGGCAGGGAGCACGGAACAAACAATCGGTTTAATGCCGTTTGCTTTTGCCAGTTGTACCATGGATAATATGTTGTCGTGGATTTGTTCCAGTGTCATCGGGCCTGTATTGCCGGCAATATCGTTGGTGCCCGCTAAAATAACCACCACTTTGGGGTCAAGGTCAATCACATCTTGGCGAAAACGAAGTACCATCTGTGGCGTGGTCTGTCCGCCAATGCCACGATTTACATACGGGTTTTCAGCAAAAAATTCTGGATGCGCATCTTTCCACATTTCTGTTATGGAATTTCCCATGAACACCACACGATCTTCTCCGGAAGGCGCAGCGAGTTCTGCATTGGTACTTTTGTACTTTTCCAAATTGGGCCAATCTTGGGCATTGATTTTTGAAGTGCTCGACAATCCTAAAAATGATAGCATGATCCAGAGGATGGTTTGTTTTTTCATTATGTGCAGTTTGGATAAAAATAGGGAATTTCAACTGAAATCATTTCAATAAAAAACGGTGCAACAATTATGTTACACCGCTTTATAAATCTAAATTTTATGTTGCTTAGTATTTTGCACTCTTTCCTTTGGACAGGGTTCTTAAAATAAACGCCCTGATATCCTCGTTGGCAGATTTTAAATCTTCCCTTCTTAAATACATCATGTGACCGGAACGGTAGCCCTTGAATTCAAAACGATCTTTCATTCTACCACTTGGATCTACTTGGGACATGGTGTACTTGGCCGCGAAATAGGTGCAGGCACCATCATAATAGCCGGATTGTACCAACACGTTCAAATATGGATTCTGTGCCATGGCCTGACGCAAATCATCACGGACGCTATCATCGTCATTGTTCCAAGGGTGAACAGGACCGAACATATTGTATTTGATATCGGTTTTAAAATCAAGCTCCTCCTGCAAATAATAGTTTATGGCGGGAGTGAAGCTGTGCAACCAAGAGGTCAACTCGGGGGAATAGTCGGGACGGGTACCTGCCAAGGTTTTGTCGATTCCCAAATAGCGGCTGTCCAAACGCCCAATGGTGTAACCTCCGTTTCTTCTTTTCAAGGCTTTCCAGAAGAATTGGGTAGGTACATCCAAGTTGTGGTCCAGTATATCCTGAACGTCCAATCCCGAATAACGCGCCATTTTATCTGCAATGGATTTACGTTCGGAATCTGCTATAAATCCGCCCTTGGCAATAGCTGGCAACAATTCGTTGATCGTAAATTCTTCCACTTCCGGCAATACTTCCAAAAGATCTTTACTTTGTAAATCAGATGGCAACGCCTTGTGGTGCCATGCCGTGGCGGCAAAATATGGTAGATTCAAGGCACTGGAGACAGGATCGTTGTCACGGAATACCTTGTAATCGGCAGGGGAAACCATGATCACTCCGTTCAAATACATCCATTGTTGGTTTTGGAGCGCCAAGGAAAGCCCCATAACACGGGTACCCCCATAACTTTCCCCAACAATATATTTTGGCGAGTTCCATCTGTTGTTTCGGGTCACAAAGGTATTGAGCCATTCGGCCAAGTATTTGGTATCGGCATTGATCCCGAAAAACTTTTCACGATCTACTTCCTTTCCAGTTTCTGGAATGGTACGCGAGTAACCTGTATTAACGGGGTTCACATAAACAATATCGGTCACGTCCAAAACGGAAAACGGATTCTCCTTGACACCATAGGGCTGAACAGGATAACCCTCATCATCGATTTTAAGGATACGAGGCCCTGTGTAGGCCAGGTGCATCCAAACGGAACCAGACCCTGGTCCTCCATTGAAGGAAATCAAAAGTGGCCTTGAGGCCCTGTCCTTAACATCATTTTTGGTGTAATAGGTGTAGTGAAGAGACGCAATGGGCTCACCCAGTTCGTCCCAGACCGGTTGCGTGCCCGTGGTTGCAGTGTAATCGATTCTTGAGCCATTAATGGTTACGGAATGTTGTGTGGTTACCGTAGTGTCTACAGGAAGTTTGCGTTCTTGGGCAAAGGCGAATGACGTGCACAACGCCATACCTAACAGTAAGAGTTTTTTCATTATTATTTGGTTGAATTAGTCTAGTCCATAAAAATAGGGAATTTGTAGGATAAGGTTTCCAATTCGATTAAAAAATGTGGTTAACGTTAAGTTTGATTTTGGGAAACAAAAAAGAGAACTAAATTTTACATAGTAACATTATGTTAAGAAAAGCTTAAACCAATGGATATTCCCAGTTAATGCTTTCATAAGGGTGTGTGGTTAGTTTTACGGCATTAACCTTAACACTGAACATTTATGAAATTTACAAGATTATTTTTGAGCATGGCCATTGTGTCCATTGTTTCCTTCGGACTCACCAGTTGTGAGGGTGAAGATGGCCGTGACGGCATTGATGGTGTCGATGGCGCCGACGGACAAGATGGCGCCGACGGTATTGATGGTGAGGACGGTGAAGATTTGACTTCGGAAGAGCTTACTCCATTGACCAGTTCCGTTGTCCCGAACAATGTATTTGAATTAAAGGGAGCATTTGCCGGTACGGCACAATTGGAAATGATCATGACCTCTGCCGATATCCTTCCTTCTGATTCGACCTTCGTTTTTGGCGCCTATACCGATGGTGCTGCTCTTTTTCCTTATGAAGATGGCACTTTTGCCTTGATCAATAACCTGGAAAGGGATTTTTCCATCGCAAGGATCAGGGTAAACTCCGATCTTCAGCCATTGGAGGGCGATTATATCGTAAACGCTACCGCTACGGCATTTACGGCCCAATGTTCCGGCTCTGCCATTACTGTTGAAGAACATGGTTTTGGTCCGCTTTACCTTTCCGGAGGTGAATGGGGAGGAAACGCCAAAGGTGTCTATAAGATCAACCCTTTCCGTTCTGCCGAAGACAGAGTGGAGGCCGAAAGATTACCTGCCCTGGGCGAGTGGTCCACAGAAAATGCAGTTGCCATTAGCAAAAATGCCTATCCAAACCAAACCGTAGTTTTTATGGGTGATGACGATAGTCAAAACGAATATCCATCGGCTCATTTTGGTATGTATGTAGGCGCCAGAGGAGATCTATATGGTGGAAAGCTATATGTGCTGAGAGGAAAGGATACCACCGAAACTGCCATTGGCGGCGGCGGGCTTAAATTTGAAATGGGTATGGCCCAAGACATCGAATATGATGTAGAGTGGGTAGAGGTTACCGAAAGAACCCTTGAAGAGCTGAACCAAGAAGCTATTGATTCGGTTGCCATAGGGTTCCAAAGAATCGAGGACATCGATTGGCAGAGAGGCTCGGCAGAAAACAATAGAAATGTGTTCTTCAATGCGACAGGGAGAATCAACAATCCTGATCTGGCCAATAGAGGAACCTCTTTTGGAAGAGTTTACAAATTGGAACTAAATCCAAACGACCCGATCGGTGACGCTAAGCTTACCGTGGTGGTAGATGGTGATTTGGAGGGCGGAAAAGGTGACGGTATGCACTCGCCCGATAATATTGTGGTGACCGAAAGGT from Flagellimonas oceani encodes the following:
- a CDS encoding S10 family peptidase, encoding MKKLLLLGMALCTSFAFAQERKLPVDTTVTTQHSVTINGSRIDYTATTGTQPVWDELGEPIASLHYTYYTKNDVKDRASRPLLISFNGGPGSGSVWMHLAYTGPRILKIDDEGYPVQPYGVKENPFSVLDVTDIVYVNPVNTGYSRTIPETGKEVDREKFFGINADTKYLAEWLNTFVTRNNRWNSPKYIVGESYGGTRVMGLSLALQNQQWMYLNGVIMVSPADYKVFRDNDPVSSALNLPYFAATAWHHKALPSDLQSKDLLEVLPEVEEFTINELLPAIAKGGFIADSERKSIADKMARYSGLDVQDILDHNLDVPTQFFWKALKRRNGGYTIGRLDSRYLGIDKTLAGTRPDYSPELTSWLHSFTPAINYYLQEELDFKTDIKYNMFGPVHPWNNDDDSVRDDLRQAMAQNPYLNVLVQSGYYDGACTYFAAKYTMSQVDPSGRMKDRFEFKGYRSGHMMYLRREDLKSANEDIRAFILRTLSKGKSAKY
- a CDS encoding phosphatase; amino-acid sequence: MKFTRLFLSMAIVSIVSFGLTSCEGEDGRDGIDGVDGADGQDGADGIDGEDGEDLTSEELTPLTSSVVPNNVFELKGAFAGTAQLEMIMTSADILPSDSTFVFGAYTDGAALFPYEDGTFALINNLERDFSIARIRVNSDLQPLEGDYIVNATATAFTAQCSGSAITVEEHGFGPLYLSGGEWGGNAKGVYKINPFRSAEDRVEAERLPALGEWSTENAVAISKNAYPNQTVVFMGDDDSQNEYPSAHFGMYVGARGDLYGGKLYVLRGKDTTETAIGGGGLKFEMGMAQDIEYDVEWVEVTERTLEELNQEAIDSVAIGFQRIEDIDWQRGSAENNRNVFFNATGRINNPDLANRGTSFGRVYKLELNPNDPIGDAKLTVVVDGDLEGGKGDGMHSPDNIVVTERYAYIQEDPNGYADRNPEIQGYAKLWQYDIMTGDFTEVMECNQIAASELGIGNTDTYWEITGMIDVTDILGTSEPTFIAGAQVHGWTYDSNNPATFRADGAKFVDPTAIDEAATELEGSFLFKITGLPR